In one Zobellia galactanivorans genomic region, the following are encoded:
- a CDS encoding dihydroorotase, whose product MNILLKSAKIIDQNSEELHLKTRDILIKKGTIAKIAAKIEPEGKTRVIKHKNLHVSIGWFDSSVAFGEPGYEERETIANGLHTAALSGFTDIVLNPSTHPAPDSSSSIVFLKNAAADQLTSLHPLGTLTVDAKGIDLAELYDMKNAGAVGFFDFKKPLTNPNLLKIALQYVQNFEGLVYSFPMDTRIAGKGIVNEGEVSTKLGLKGIPILAEELQVARDLFILEYTGGKLHIPTISTAKSVKLIAEAKKKGLDVSCSVAVHNLSFTDDCLEEFDSAYKTLPPLRTKTDAKALIKGLKDGIIDFVASDHSPMNIEEKRVEFDNASYGSIGLESAFGSLNTLLDTETTIGLLTKGRERYGLKSPVLKEGEKACLTLFDPEVNYIFEEGHISSTSKNSMYMGSPLKGKVYGTINKGLFVTEEA is encoded by the coding sequence ATGAACATCCTCTTAAAATCGGCGAAAATAATTGATCAAAACAGCGAAGAGCTTCATTTAAAGACCCGCGACATACTTATCAAAAAGGGAACTATTGCCAAGATAGCGGCCAAAATAGAGCCCGAAGGAAAAACAAGGGTCATTAAACATAAAAACCTTCATGTTTCCATCGGTTGGTTCGATAGTAGCGTGGCCTTCGGGGAACCTGGCTATGAAGAACGGGAAACCATCGCCAACGGTCTACATACCGCGGCCCTGAGCGGCTTTACCGATATAGTCCTCAACCCCAGTACCCATCCCGCACCCGATAGTAGTTCGTCTATTGTGTTCTTAAAAAATGCAGCGGCCGATCAATTGACCTCCCTTCACCCCTTGGGCACCTTAACGGTAGATGCCAAAGGCATAGACCTGGCCGAATTGTACGATATGAAAAATGCCGGGGCGGTCGGATTTTTCGACTTTAAAAAACCGTTGACCAATCCCAACCTCTTGAAAATTGCCTTGCAATATGTCCAGAATTTTGAGGGACTGGTCTACTCCTTCCCCATGGATACCCGAATCGCCGGTAAGGGCATTGTCAATGAAGGCGAGGTGTCGACCAAACTAGGACTTAAAGGGATTCCTATTTTAGCGGAAGAACTGCAAGTGGCCAGAGACCTTTTTATCTTGGAATATACAGGAGGAAAACTACACATACCCACTATTTCTACGGCCAAATCGGTGAAATTGATTGCCGAGGCCAAAAAGAAAGGTTTAGATGTAAGCTGCAGCGTTGCCGTACATAACCTAAGTTTTACCGATGACTGCCTTGAGGAATTCGATTCGGCCTATAAGACCCTGCCACCTTTACGGACAAAGACCGATGCGAAGGCCCTTATCAAGGGGTTAAAAGACGGTATTATCGACTTTGTCGCCAGCGACCACAGCCCTATGAACATTGAGGAAAAACGTGTGGAATTCGACAATGCTTCTTACGGAAGTATCGGACTTGAAAGTGCTTTTGGCAGCCTCAATACCCTTTTGGACACCGAAACTACCATAGGCTTGTTGACGAAAGGAAGGGAACGCTACGGATTAAAATCACCGGTTTTAAAGGAAGGGGAAAAAGCCTGCCTTACCTTGTTCGATCCCGAAGTAAACTATATCTTTGAAGAAGGACATATAAGCTCTACCTCAAAGAACAGTATGTATATGGGTTCCCCATTAAAAGGGAAAGTATACGGAACAATCAATAAAGGATTGTTCGTTACGGAGGAAGCATAA
- a CDS encoding BatA domain-containing protein, whose product MYIFTISIQEMQFKYPELFWALFLLLIPIFIHLFQLRRFKKTPFTNVKFLKKVVSESRQSNTLKKWLLLFTRMSLLAALVFAFSQPFFAEKSALKQKETVIYLDDSFSMQLKSEGTTLLENAVQDLIKKLPKTERFSLFTNTKTFRNTSLQDIQNELLALGFHNKQLKINEVFLKGQTLFSSDPSTEKNLIVLSDFQQRMAGGSAEKLSRLQLHLVRLGADAVTNVAIDSAYITSETSENLTLSVELSSTNQKESVPVSLFNGDKLAAKTSASFDASPTVTISFSLPKNEVFNGKIEIDDSGLSYDNRLFFNIGEREKIKVLSVGNQKNDFLKRIFTEDEFAYTAFELKNLNYSTLAAQHLIVLNDLPQIPASLTTSLKAFIANGGHLTIIPAVGIDMDSYNLLTSNYATSFVQSLRDEREITNISFSHPLYQNVFEKNVTNFQYPKASEFYQIKTSAPTALGFQGGIPFLVGDESFFLFTASLGPENSNFTKSPLVVPTFYNMAMGSLKLPPLYTVLGESTTIDIATTLAPDHILKLKKPDFEFIPQQRSLAHKVSLFFNGDLQEDGIYAVMEDQKTTKNISFNHNRNESKLAYLNTEQLGSDLSATSIASLFDTIEKDNSVTELWKWFVILALLLLFVEVLIQKYLK is encoded by the coding sequence ATGTATATCTTTACCATCTCAATTCAGGAAATGCAGTTTAAATATCCGGAACTTTTTTGGGCCCTTTTTCTCCTCCTGATCCCTATTTTCATTCATTTGTTCCAATTACGACGTTTCAAGAAAACGCCCTTCACCAATGTCAAGTTCCTAAAGAAGGTCGTTTCGGAGTCGAGACAGAGCAACACCCTTAAAAAATGGTTGCTATTGTTTACCCGAATGTCGCTCTTAGCTGCCTTGGTCTTTGCCTTTTCACAACCTTTTTTCGCTGAAAAGTCCGCCCTTAAACAAAAGGAAACGGTTATCTATTTAGATGATTCCTTTAGTATGCAACTCAAGAGCGAAGGCACTACCCTATTGGAAAATGCTGTTCAGGACTTGATTAAAAAGCTTCCTAAAACGGAACGCTTTTCACTGTTCACCAACACCAAAACGTTTAGAAACACGAGTCTTCAAGATATTCAAAATGAACTTCTCGCCTTGGGTTTCCATAACAAACAGTTGAAGATCAACGAAGTGTTCCTAAAGGGGCAGACCCTCTTTTCTTCCGACCCTTCAACGGAGAAAAACTTGATCGTCCTTTCCGACTTTCAACAGCGTATGGCCGGTGGTTCTGCCGAAAAGTTATCTCGATTACAGCTGCACTTGGTGCGTTTGGGAGCGGATGCGGTTACCAATGTCGCCATAGACTCGGCTTATATTACCTCGGAAACCTCGGAAAACCTTACGCTTTCGGTAGAATTATCAAGTACCAACCAAAAAGAAAGTGTTCCGGTCTCCTTGTTCAACGGTGATAAATTGGCTGCAAAAACTTCGGCTTCCTTTGACGCATCCCCGACAGTTACCATAAGTTTCAGCCTTCCTAAAAACGAGGTTTTCAATGGGAAAATCGAAATCGATGATTCTGGATTAAGCTATGACAACCGACTCTTTTTCAACATAGGCGAACGGGAAAAAATAAAGGTTTTGTCGGTGGGCAACCAAAAAAACGATTTTCTGAAACGTATTTTTACCGAAGACGAGTTTGCCTATACGGCCTTTGAGCTCAAAAACCTAAATTATAGCACTCTTGCTGCACAACACCTGATCGTGCTTAACGATCTGCCGCAAATTCCTGCCTCCTTGACGACCAGCCTAAAGGCTTTTATCGCAAATGGGGGGCATTTGACCATTATACCCGCCGTAGGTATTGATATGGATTCATACAATCTATTGACCTCAAATTACGCCACAAGCTTTGTCCAATCGCTTCGTGATGAACGCGAGATTACCAACATCTCTTTTTCGCATCCTTTGTACCAAAACGTATTTGAAAAAAACGTTACCAATTTTCAATATCCGAAAGCTTCCGAATTCTATCAAATCAAGACCTCGGCACCAACGGCATTGGGTTTTCAGGGCGGTATACCCTTTTTAGTGGGCGATGAGTCCTTCTTTTTGTTCACGGCATCCCTGGGACCCGAAAATTCGAATTTCACCAAATCCCCCCTGGTCGTACCTACCTTTTACAATATGGCCATGGGCAGTTTAAAACTCCCTCCGCTTTATACCGTATTGGGAGAATCTACGACCATAGACATTGCTACTACCCTTGCCCCGGACCATATCTTGAAATTAAAGAAACCGGACTTTGAATTTATTCCGCAACAGCGGTCACTGGCCCATAAAGTATCTCTTTTCTTTAATGGCGACCTACAGGAAGACGGCATCTATGCGGTGATGGAAGACCAGAAAACTACAAAGAATATAAGCTTTAACCACAACCGAAACGAAAGCAAATTGGCCTATTTGAATACCGAGCAATTGGGAAGCGATCTGTCCGCAACCTCTATTGCATCGCTATTCGACACCATTGAAAAAGACAACAGCGTAACCGAGCTTTGGAAATGGTTTGTTATTTTAGCGCTGCTTTTGCTGTTTGTTGAAGTACTCATTCAAAAATATCTTAAATGA
- a CDS encoding glycosyltransferase family 2 protein — translation MEQPLVSILIPFKNTEAFLSQCIDSILKQTYPNWEVLAVNDGSSDGSKNLVESYAKNEPRIHLFDNEGNGIIEGLRMAYKHSKGEFVTRMDSDDIMTEDKLKTMAESLLEHGKGHLAVGQVRYFSHRGISNGYERYEQWLNQLTQTGDNYSEIYKECVIPSPCWMAYREDFERCGAFEPDLYPEDYDLTFRFYQNGLKCIPCSKLLHYWRDYDTRTSRTSEHYAQNYFLDIKLRYFLKLNHEPDRPLTVWGAGTKGKEIAKGLQAQNIDFYWLCDNPKKIGKHIYGKEMLHFSKLKELPNPQSIVTVANEEAQQYIRKFFSGLGQKPMVDYFFFC, via the coding sequence ATGGAACAGCCCCTTGTTAGCATACTCATCCCTTTTAAGAACACCGAAGCCTTTCTTTCCCAGTGTATTGACTCCATCTTAAAGCAGACTTACCCGAATTGGGAGGTACTGGCCGTTAATGATGGTAGTAGTGATGGCAGTAAAAATTTGGTGGAATCTTATGCTAAAAACGAGCCTCGTATACATTTGTTTGATAATGAAGGAAATGGCATTATCGAAGGCCTAAGAATGGCATATAAGCATAGTAAGGGGGAGTTTGTCACCCGAATGGATTCCGACGATATTATGACGGAAGACAAGTTAAAAACCATGGCGGAATCTTTATTGGAACACGGAAAAGGCCACCTCGCCGTCGGACAGGTCCGTTATTTTTCGCACCGCGGTATCAGCAATGGTTACGAACGTTATGAACAATGGTTGAACCAACTCACCCAAACAGGGGACAATTATTCCGAGATCTATAAGGAATGTGTTATCCCCTCCCCTTGTTGGATGGCCTATCGCGAAGATTTTGAGCGTTGCGGGGCCTTTGAACCGGACCTCTATCCAGAAGATTACGACCTTACTTTTCGTTTCTACCAAAACGGATTAAAATGTATTCCCTGTTCTAAACTCCTACATTATTGGCGCGATTACGACACCCGTACCTCTAGGACCAGTGAACACTATGCCCAGAATTATTTTCTAGACATCAAACTTAGATATTTCCTCAAACTGAACCACGAGCCCGACCGACCGTTGACGGTTTGGGGTGCCGGTACCAAAGGGAAGGAAATAGCAAAAGGCCTGCAAGCGCAAAACATCGACTTTTATTGGCTATGCGACAACCCGAAAAAGATAGGCAAACATATATATGGGAAGGAAATGCTGCACTTCAGTAAACTCAAGGAACTCCCCAATCCCCAAAGTATCGTTACCGTAGCCAATGAAGAAGCCCAGCAGTATATCAGAAAGTTCTTTTCAGGCCTAGGACAAAAACCTATGGTAGATTACTTTTTTTTCTGTTAA
- a CDS encoding putative Ig domain-containing protein encodes MTKILLSYIFILGLMGCASREEPVDYLNQNLPGATPVIFAPDIVSLKGRFEHGISFTPDTRQLAFGILNPSDFSGSIFYSEKTSGKWTTPEIFKSLENKSVFLPYFTPDGESLLYAQSIADTNNLYVTDIWRVKQENGGWGVPKKMHVPINSTSREANASMTYDGSLYFSSNRNCQGIENCSTADLFYSTMEDKTYQSAKGVSELNSPNDEESVFISPNEDYILFCRYTDDNSFVDLYISYRDYHKQWTPAVALDAPINSKDWDRRPFVSIDNKFLFFTRLQIGEKGLTESDIYWTNTSKVFKPFVFHPLEDITVPLGEKFTLTLPSDYFKDIDNGNLVLDCNHDQFDWLTFDNKNMTLSGVPAYEGHFELTFTAVDEFMNRTEDSISISVTK; translated from the coding sequence ATGACTAAAATACTTCTGTCCTATATTTTTATTCTTGGCTTAATGGGCTGTGCGTCGCGAGAGGAGCCTGTCGATTATTTGAACCAAAACCTTCCTGGTGCTACTCCTGTTATCTTCGCGCCGGATATCGTTTCCCTCAAAGGTCGATTCGAGCACGGTATCTCGTTTACGCCCGATACGCGACAATTGGCCTTTGGTATCTTAAACCCAAGCGATTTTAGTGGAAGCATATTCTATTCGGAAAAGACAAGTGGTAAGTGGACTACCCCCGAGATTTTTAAATCTTTGGAAAACAAAAGTGTATTCCTACCTTATTTTACACCCGATGGGGAATCCCTGCTTTACGCCCAAAGCATAGCGGATACGAACAACCTGTATGTCACCGATATTTGGAGAGTGAAACAGGAAAATGGCGGTTGGGGCGTACCTAAAAAAATGCATGTCCCTATTAACTCCACAAGCAGGGAAGCCAATGCTAGTATGACATATGACGGAAGCCTCTATTTTTCGTCGAATAGAAATTGTCAAGGAATCGAAAACTGCTCCACGGCAGATTTGTTCTATTCCACAATGGAGGACAAGACCTATCAAAGCGCGAAAGGAGTTTCCGAATTAAATTCGCCAAACGATGAAGAAAGTGTATTTATCTCTCCAAATGAAGATTATATCCTGTTTTGCAGATATACCGATGACAATTCTTTTGTGGACCTATACATCAGTTACCGCGACTACCATAAACAATGGACCCCGGCAGTAGCTCTTGATGCCCCAATAAATTCCAAAGATTGGGACCGCAGACCCTTTGTAAGCATTGACAACAAATTTCTGTTTTTTACGCGTTTACAGATCGGGGAAAAGGGCCTGACCGAATCCGATATTTATTGGACCAATACGTCAAAGGTCTTTAAACCCTTTGTTTTTCACCCACTGGAAGATATCACGGTACCGCTTGGAGAAAAATTCACCTTGACCCTTCCATCGGATTATTTTAAAGATATTGATAACGGCAATTTGGTGTTGGACTGTAATCATGACCAATTCGATTGGTTGACATTCGATAATAAAAATATGACCCTATCGGGTGTGCCCGCCTATGAAGGCCATTTTGAATTGACATTTACGGCCGTGGACGAATTTATGAATCGCACTGAAGACAGCATAAGCATATCAGTCACGAAATAA
- a CDS encoding Crp/Fnr family transcriptional regulator: MMNELLIQNIEKSLQLSKPELEQLCSYFEPKVIQKKEFLLTQGSVCKFEGFVLEGCFRVFILDKKGKENTLYFAIKDWWLMDIDSFMNQNPSNLNIQALEDSKILLINRKDKLTLYDTIPATEKLFRIMSQKAIVAWQRRLINNHCQTAKERYHDFAETYPNIVSKLTDKQIASYLGITHEFLSKIKKSSKGL, translated from the coding sequence ATGATGAACGAACTATTAATCCAGAATATCGAAAAAAGCCTGCAACTTTCTAAACCGGAACTGGAGCAGCTTTGTAGTTATTTTGAACCAAAAGTTATTCAAAAAAAAGAGTTTTTATTGACTCAGGGCAGTGTTTGTAAGTTTGAAGGTTTTGTTTTGGAAGGGTGTTTCAGGGTATTTATCCTAGATAAAAAAGGAAAAGAAAATACCTTGTATTTCGCGATCAAGGATTGGTGGCTTATGGATATAGATAGCTTTATGAATCAGAACCCCTCCAATTTGAACATACAGGCATTGGAGGACAGTAAAATACTTCTCATCAACAGGAAAGATAAATTAACACTTTACGATACCATTCCCGCGACCGAGAAACTCTTCCGTATTATGTCGCAGAAAGCCATCGTAGCATGGCAACGCCGTTTGATTAACAACCATTGCCAAACAGCAAAGGAAAGATACCACGATTTTGCGGAGACCTATCCCAATATAGTGTCAAAACTGACAGACAAACAAATAGCAAGCTACTTAGGCATTACCCATGAGTTTTTGAGTAAAATTAAAAAATCGTCCAAAGGCCTATAA
- a CDS encoding GlcG/HbpS family heme-binding protein translates to MDLRKHFKIGIATLALLLLTGKGQAQMAKDITHDQAHTALLAAKKKAEESKVCVNIAVVDAGANLKAFIRMDESFLGSIDVAIKKAKTARYFNIDTGKLGELTQPGGIIYNIEHSNGGLITFPGGIPIKNQEGQIIGAIGVSGGTIDEDRTIAMAGASSIIDGSN, encoded by the coding sequence ATGGACTTACGAAAACACTTCAAAATAGGTATCGCTACGCTTGCATTACTATTGTTAACAGGGAAAGGACAGGCACAGATGGCCAAAGATATTACACACGACCAAGCCCATACAGCCCTTTTGGCCGCAAAGAAAAAAGCAGAGGAATCGAAGGTCTGCGTCAATATTGCCGTAGTCGATGCCGGAGCCAACCTAAAAGCCTTTATACGAATGGATGAGTCTTTTCTCGGAAGTATTGATGTTGCCATAAAAAAGGCAAAAACAGCCCGATATTTCAACATTGATACCGGAAAATTAGGGGAGTTGACACAACCAGGGGGTATCATTTATAACATAGAACACTCTAACGGAGGTTTGATTACTTTTCCGGGAGGCATACCCATCAAAAATCAAGAGGGCCAAATCATTGGGGCGATAGGTGTAAGTGGCGGTACCATAGACGAAGACCGTACTATTGCCATGGCCGGAGCAAGCTCGATTATAGATGGATCAAATTAG
- a CDS encoding Dabb family protein has protein sequence MNCIKKVVLAIVLVFSQVGLAQVSEELMLYRKDFKSISGNNTVSVTSYEKGGAHYVFAGGVGNIDVYSLSKEGILTPISNHELYRKEGPARGMVADNINGTDFLFVANKHGNVIETFEILNNGSLKRVALVEDTEETYLGTAITLEVIHMNKSSYLFIGGLEETPGLSSFKIQNDGKLTHVQSMKDDDTIHTDGVIGMFTHKIKGKTFLYTSGFQDNGVSSFRVYEDGRFKNINNISDNTTDRFLTGAYPVTGVTLGNNNYVIVGHRHHKYYKRGGFIKRPDFVYHGDGVSVFKVNKKGGLEPHFVLKDDDTTKLQGQTRIEVVSIDNNEAILAVGTRDDASIQLCKLNEEGILSPINYLETGFSIYYGLRSHTIEGSHFLIAGSFRFDLKKIATYKVSPKINREGKVLRHMVGLKYKEEATDEQVAEAVKAFVDLGKDIPEIADIEWGINDSAEGNSKGLTHCFTLTFNDEHAREIYLFHKAHLDLVSQIGPIIADVLVLDYWTD, from the coding sequence ATGAATTGCATAAAAAAAGTCGTTCTCGCCATAGTTTTGGTTTTCTCCCAAGTAGGCCTGGCCCAAGTATCCGAAGAACTAATGCTTTACCGAAAAGACTTTAAAAGTATATCGGGAAACAATACGGTTTCGGTAACGAGCTATGAAAAAGGGGGCGCTCACTACGTATTTGCCGGAGGTGTTGGAAATATAGATGTCTACAGCCTAAGCAAAGAAGGCATACTTACCCCGATAAGCAATCATGAACTCTACCGGAAAGAAGGACCGGCAAGGGGCATGGTGGCCGATAACATTAATGGCACCGACTTTCTCTTTGTAGCCAACAAACACGGAAACGTAATCGAGACTTTTGAAATTTTGAACAACGGTTCCCTTAAAAGGGTGGCCTTGGTTGAAGATACGGAGGAGACCTACCTAGGAACGGCCATTACTTTAGAGGTTATTCATATGAACAAATCGTCATACCTATTTATTGGCGGACTAGAGGAAACACCTGGCTTAAGCAGTTTCAAAATTCAGAACGACGGAAAATTGACCCATGTACAGTCTATGAAAGACGATGATACCATTCATACCGATGGTGTCATAGGAATGTTCACCCATAAAATCAAGGGGAAAACCTTTCTATATACAAGTGGATTTCAAGATAATGGGGTGAGTAGTTTTAGGGTGTATGAAGATGGTAGGTTTAAAAACATCAACAATATAAGCGACAATACAACCGATAGATTCCTAACCGGGGCCTACCCGGTGACCGGTGTCACATTGGGCAACAACAATTATGTGATTGTAGGTCACAGACACCATAAGTATTACAAGAGAGGGGGCTTTATAAAAAGACCGGATTTCGTTTATCACGGCGATGGGGTAAGTGTTTTTAAAGTGAACAAAAAAGGCGGGCTCGAGCCTCATTTTGTCCTAAAGGATGATGACACTACCAAATTGCAGGGGCAAACTAGAATTGAAGTGGTTTCAATAGATAATAATGAAGCTATTTTGGCGGTCGGAACCAGGGATGATGCTAGTATACAACTGTGTAAACTCAATGAAGAAGGCATACTATCACCCATAAATTATTTGGAAACAGGGTTTTCCATCTATTACGGTTTAAGGTCCCATACGATAGAAGGAAGCCATTTTCTTATTGCCGGTTCTTTCCGATTTGATTTAAAAAAGATAGCCACCTACAAAGTTTCCCCGAAAATCAATAGGGAGGGCAAAGTTTTAAGACATATGGTCGGCCTGAAATACAAAGAGGAAGCTACCGATGAACAGGTAGCGGAAGCAGTCAAAGCTTTTGTTGATTTGGGTAAAGACATTCCTGAAATTGCCGATATAGAGTGGGGGATAAATGATAGCGCCGAAGGGAACAGCAAAGGTTTGACCCATTGCTTTACCCTGACCTTCAATGATGAGCATGCTAGGGAAATCTACCTTTTCCATAAAGCGCATTTAGATTTGGTAAGCCAGATAGGACCTATAATTGCCGATGTTTTGGTATTGGATTATTGGACCGATTAG
- a CDS encoding GNAT family N-acetyltransferase has translation MQIKRITSSELSLVVKLFDKYRVFYEQASDLQLAHDFLQSRMEHNESIIFVALTEKDGEIIPVGFTQLYPKFSSVRAVKNWILNDLFVEAKHRKQGIGEALVKTAMEFAQSKGAKFVELSTAVDNFAAQGLYESLGFKKLKPDAGFIDYRIEVA, from the coding sequence ATGCAGATAAAAAGAATAACAAGTTCCGAACTTAGTTTGGTCGTCAAGCTCTTCGATAAATATCGGGTATTTTACGAGCAAGCATCGGACCTTCAATTGGCCCATGACTTTTTACAGTCGCGAATGGAGCATAATGAGTCCATAATCTTCGTGGCATTAACCGAGAAGGACGGAGAAATAATCCCTGTTGGCTTTACGCAACTTTATCCTAAATTTTCATCCGTACGTGCGGTAAAAAATTGGATACTCAACGACCTGTTTGTCGAGGCAAAACACAGAAAACAGGGGATAGGGGAAGCCCTGGTCAAGACGGCCATGGAATTTGCCCAAAGCAAAGGCGCAAAATTTGTTGAACTTTCAACGGCCGTCGACAATTTTGCGGCACAAGGTCTGTATGAAAGCCTAGGGTTTAAAAAACTAAAACCCGACGCAGGCTTCATCGATTATCGGATCGAGGTAGCTTAG